A genomic segment from Treponema sp. Marseille-Q3903 encodes:
- the purA gene encoding adenylosuccinate synthase, translating to MNIVVMGAQWGDEGKGKIVDYLAQNAKYVVRFAGGANAGHTIVVDGKKYALHQVPSGILYPEKSVFLGSGMVIDPEALFKELQMLKDNGIKWEGRVFISDRAHLTLPGYREMDKKRDAERKRPIGTTGRGIGTTYSMKSERDGIRVCDLDWDEKWNDLDDKDKSFLEQYKSKLISMRVNIAEKMYEYRNENILFEGAQGAMLDIDSGTYPYVSSGASGSYGAASGSGIGPKALDKIYGVFKAYETRVGNGPMPSEFNAETEGELCDYVRKTGNEFGVTTGRPRRCGYLDLVALRYACHVNSIDNLVLTHLDIYDDMNEIEACIAYDIDGKIVTEFPASIPDLNKAKPVLQKFTGWKTDIKKCTSYKKLPKAAREYVEFIEDFTGTKVGIVSVGADRNQTFIREKIWK from the coding sequence ATGAACATTGTTGTTATGGGTGCCCAGTGGGGCGATGAAGGCAAAGGTAAAATTGTAGATTACCTTGCTCAAAATGCCAAATACGTCGTACGTTTTGCCGGCGGTGCTAATGCAGGTCACACAATTGTCGTAGATGGGAAAAAATATGCCCTTCATCAAGTTCCATCAGGAATCCTCTACCCTGAAAAATCTGTTTTTTTAGGCTCCGGGATGGTAATCGATCCTGAAGCTCTTTTTAAAGAACTTCAGATGCTCAAAGACAACGGCATCAAATGGGAAGGTCGCGTATTCATCTCCGACCGTGCTCATCTTACGTTGCCGGGCTACCGAGAAATGGATAAAAAGCGCGATGCTGAGCGCAAGCGTCCTATCGGGACTACAGGTCGCGGAATCGGAACTACTTACTCTATGAAATCCGAACGCGACGGGATTCGTGTTTGTGACCTCGACTGGGATGAAAAATGGAACGACCTCGACGATAAAGATAAATCATTCCTAGAACAATACAAATCAAAACTCATATCAATGCGCGTAAACATTGCAGAAAAAATGTATGAATACCGCAATGAAAATATTTTGTTTGAAGGCGCACAAGGCGCAATGCTCGATATCGACTCGGGAACATATCCATACGTTTCTTCAGGTGCTTCCGGCTCTTACGGGGCGGCATCAGGCTCAGGAATCGGACCGAAAGCCCTTGATAAAATCTACGGCGTATTTAAGGCTTATGAAACTCGCGTTGGAAACGGTCCAATGCCGTCAGAATTCAACGCAGAAACAGAAGGTGAACTGTGCGATTACGTTCGCAAAACAGGAAATGAGTTCGGAGTGACAACAGGTCGCCCACGTCGCTGTGGATATCTTGACTTGGTCGCACTGCGTTACGCTTGCCACGTAAACTCAATCGATAACCTCGTCCTCACTCACCTTGACATATACGATGATATGAACGAAATTGAAGCATGTATTGCCTACGACATCGATGGAAAAATCGTCACGGAATTTCCTGCCTCTATCCCTGACTTGAACAAAGCAAAACCTGTCCTCCAAAAATTTACAGGTTGGAAAACAGATATCAAAAAATGTACTTCTTACAAGAAACTTCCAAAAGCAGCCAGAGAATACGTAGAGTTCATAGAAGACTTTACAGGGACGAAAGTTGGAATCGTATCTGTAGGGGCAGACAGAAATCAGACTTTTATCCGTGAAAAAATCTGGAAGTAA
- a CDS encoding helicase-related protein encodes MAIDYKSLPVYAQKQKILECMEHNQVVIVESPTGSGKTTQIPVILYEAGYATNQMIGVTQPRRIAALSVSEFISKQLGTTYPGLVGYKMRFEDFTSSETRIKIMTDGILLQEMKLDPWLSKYSVLMIDEAHERSLNIDFVLGLVKRVLKQRKDLHVIVSSATMNTQVFSEYFGNAPVVSIDTITYPVALVYDPIPGGATTSTDIGCEKLLEKIYNTVCRVLDNDEDGGILVFLPGEKIINDCVNKLAYSAIGRKLHILPLYGRLSKEEQEKVFDAAPEGKKKVVISTNIAETSVTISDITTVIDSGLCKLNFYNPKNFTSSLIESAVSKASCNQRKGRSGRTQPGTCYRLYSRNDFENRPEYTTEEIYRTDLSEVVLRMSELGITDFYDFDFIANPGRTGIIGAVDTLKMIDAIEDDNTLSPIGQMMVHFPLEPRISRIIVESIMKYPDVLYKVLIAASFLSANSPFILPQGEQMEARKAHHRFRDMQGDFCSYLNLFSAFTQSDNRKKFCKKNYLDERVMAEIENIDRQLIEIVSEKMGIPVVEKKSSMEDYLCCIAAGMIQFVCVRTGRESYHSLTADHICIHPGSVMFRQNPVFLVAGEIVRTSRIFAMSVSPLTRTMLDKINPTLFEKLMAFKKKDNAKKETAGKKTSNEKKIAKQQKKIAEEKGDNTLSLGDFLFETKKIKGKKTAILPIEQFSLAVLQEKNKSKLSACGDMKGKIITRDNGTLLNGEKMSLIINVVKSIDLAPLAEKKWNRNMNANIYDQLQKEQLIDSLDWLLRTSIAKNKGREYGFIALFTDGKGNYWFKVSRGFMTALTESHSSLETLIDEPVEFNKEEKKRINSVISLVNKLYD; translated from the coding sequence ATGGCGATAGATTATAAATCACTGCCTGTATACGCACAAAAACAAAAAATTCTTGAATGCATGGAACACAATCAAGTTGTAATTGTTGAAAGCCCTACAGGCTCGGGAAAAACTACTCAAATTCCAGTAATCCTCTACGAAGCAGGATACGCTACAAACCAAATGATAGGTGTGACCCAGCCGCGCCGAATCGCCGCACTTAGCGTAAGTGAATTTATTTCAAAACAGCTCGGTACAACTTATCCGGGTCTTGTCGGCTACAAGATGCGTTTTGAAGATTTTACAAGCAGTGAAACAAGAATCAAAATCATGACAGACGGGATTCTCCTTCAAGAGATGAAACTTGATCCATGGCTGTCTAAATATTCGGTTTTGATGATTGATGAAGCGCACGAGCGCAGTTTAAATATCGACTTTGTGTTAGGGCTTGTAAAACGCGTTTTAAAACAGAGAAAAGATCTGCACGTCATAGTTAGTTCTGCGACAATGAATACTCAAGTTTTTAGCGAATACTTTGGCAACGCTCCTGTCGTTTCAATCGATACAATAACATATCCTGTTGCGCTTGTTTACGACCCAATCCCAGGTGGAGCGACGACTTCGACTGATATAGGATGCGAAAAACTTCTCGAAAAAATTTACAATACGGTATGCAGGGTTTTAGACAACGACGAAGACGGCGGAATCCTTGTTTTCTTGCCCGGTGAAAAAATAATAAACGACTGCGTAAATAAACTCGCTTACTCTGCAATCGGGCGAAAGCTGCACATTCTCCCACTGTACGGAAGACTGTCAAAAGAAGAGCAGGAAAAAGTTTTTGATGCAGCGCCTGAAGGAAAAAAGAAAGTTGTAATTTCGACAAACATAGCGGAAACTTCCGTCACTATCAGCGATATAACGACAGTTATAGACTCAGGATTGTGCAAACTCAATTTCTATAATCCTAAAAATTTTACGTCGAGCCTGATTGAATCTGCCGTTTCAAAAGCTTCATGCAACCAGAGAAAAGGTCGCTCAGGTCGCACACAGCCCGGAACATGTTACAGACTTTATTCACGAAATGATTTCGAAAATCGCCCGGAATATACAACTGAAGAGATTTACAGAACAGATTTGAGCGAAGTTGTTTTGCGGATGTCAGAGCTTGGAATTACAGATTTTTACGATTTTGATTTTATAGCAAATCCCGGACGCACCGGAATCATAGGCGCTGTCGACACTCTAAAAATGATAGACGCCATTGAAGATGACAACACCCTTTCTCCAATCGGTCAGATGATGGTGCATTTCCCTCTTGAACCTAGAATAAGCCGCATAATAGTTGAATCAATCATGAAGTACCCTGACGTGCTCTACAAAGTTTTAATTGCAGCTTCATTTTTATCAGCGAATTCTCCGTTTATTCTTCCTCAGGGAGAGCAGATGGAAGCGAGAAAAGCACATCACCGTTTCCGCGATATGCAGGGAGATTTTTGTTCTTACCTCAATTTATTTTCAGCTTTTACGCAGAGCGACAACCGCAAAAAGTTTTGCAAAAAAAATTACCTCGACGAACGAGTTATGGCTGAAATCGAGAATATAGACAGGCAGCTTATTGAGATTGTAAGTGAAAAGATGGGCATTCCTGTCGTAGAAAAAAAAAGCAGCATGGAAGATTATCTATGCTGTATTGCAGCCGGAATGATTCAGTTTGTATGTGTGCGCACTGGTCGCGAAAGTTATCACAGCCTTACGGCAGACCACATCTGCATTCACCCGGGTAGCGTTATGTTCCGCCAAAATCCAGTTTTTTTAGTTGCGGGAGAGATTGTCAGGACGAGCCGAATATTTGCTATGAGCGTTTCACCGCTTACTCGTACAATGCTCGACAAAATAAACCCGACATTGTTTGAAAAGCTGATGGCATTCAAGAAAAAAGATAATGCCAAAAAAGAAACTGCCGGCAAAAAGACTTCCAACGAAAAGAAAATCGCAAAACAACAGAAAAAAATTGCAGAGGAAAAAGGAGATAATACACTTTCACTCGGAGACTTTTTGTTTGAGACAAAAAAAATCAAAGGAAAGAAAACAGCGATTCTTCCTATCGAACAGTTTTCGCTCGCAGTTTTGCAGGAAAAAAACAAGTCAAAATTATCAGCTTGCGGCGACATGAAAGGAAAAATCATAACAAGAGACAACGGAACGCTTTTAAACGGCGAAAAAATGTCTTTGATTATCAATGTTGTAAAAAGCATAGACCTTGCGCCTCTCGCAGAAAAAAAATGGAACCGCAATATGAACGCAAATATATACGACCAGCTCCAAAAAGAACAGTTGATCGATTCGCTTGACTGGCTTCTACGGACATCGATTGCAAAAAACAAAGGTCGGGAATACGGCTTTATCGCACTTTTTACAGACGGCAAAGGAAATTACTGGTTTAAAGTTTCGAGAGGATTTATGACAGCGCTTACAGAAAGCCACTCAAGTCTGGAAACTTTGATAGACGAGCCTGTAGAATTCAATAAAGAAGAAAAAAAGAGAATAAACTCTGTCATCAGTCTGGTAAACAAATTATACGATTGA
- a CDS encoding CapA family protein produces MKKFIYLSAIALIFFTACASSHKNISETLINQSNEKTETTLRDTITLIFGGDIMAHSVNYNISSYSKIWRDIKYIFDDSDVAFANIESPIDTLKPISSYPNFNMNQKYVEAAVDCGFNVFSLCNNHSNDMFLEGIKETIKTTERITKNRKESGHSVYFSGLRETAKSTFSYNIVESSGWKILFLPVTELLNRPDFSSYINYIKADDRARKEFISLVRQLRAENKCDLFVISIHTSEPEYTRAVTDSQASFYDELLNAGADIVWANHPHIIKHRKIIIDTISNRDKIIMYANGNTISGQRTKPELTSKNPVGERDNTGDGLLYKVIFKKNKDGSIKIQKCEPIYITTYINTANEYVVKPLNQDFVDYLYDVQRTDWAKYIERRIKINKEATKDLIEWR; encoded by the coding sequence GTGAAAAAGTTTATTTATTTATCTGCAATCGCACTCATTTTTTTTACAGCATGTGCCTCGTCGCACAAAAACATATCGGAAACGCTAATAAATCAGTCAAATGAAAAGACTGAAACAACACTGCGTGACACTATCACATTAATTTTTGGTGGCGATATAATGGCGCATTCGGTAAATTACAACATTTCATCTTATTCAAAGATATGGCGCGATATAAAATATATATTCGATGATTCTGACGTTGCTTTTGCAAACATTGAATCTCCAATCGACACATTAAAACCTATCTCTTCATATCCGAACTTCAACATGAATCAAAAATACGTTGAGGCAGCAGTCGATTGTGGTTTTAACGTTTTTTCACTTTGCAACAATCACTCAAACGACATGTTTCTTGAAGGAATAAAAGAGACTATAAAGACTACAGAACGTATAACAAAGAATAGAAAAGAATCGGGGCACTCAGTTTATTTTTCAGGATTAAGAGAAACTGCGAAAAGCACTTTTTCATACAACATAGTCGAGTCTAGCGGATGGAAAATTCTTTTTTTACCGGTCACAGAGCTTTTAAACAGACCTGATTTTTCATCTTATATAAACTACATAAAAGCAGATGATAGAGCACGCAAAGAATTTATAAGTTTGGTGAGACAGCTCAGAGCGGAAAATAAATGTGATTTGTTCGTAATCTCAATTCACACATCGGAACCTGAATACACCAGAGCCGTGACAGACAGTCAGGCATCGTTTTACGACGAGCTTTTGAATGCAGGTGCAGATATTGTCTGGGCAAACCACCCTCATATAATCAAGCATCGGAAAATCATAATTGACACAATTTCAAATAGAGATAAAATCATAATGTACGCAAACGGGAACACAATCAGCGGACAGCGTACAAAACCTGAACTCACTTCTAAAAATCCAGTCGGCGAACGAGACAATACCGGAGACGGGCTTTTATACAAAGTAATCTTTAAAAAAAATAAAGACGGTTCTATAAAAATTCAAAAGTGCGAACCGATTTATATAACAACATACATAAACACTGCAAATGAATACGTTGTAAAACCTCTGAATCAGGATTTTGTTGATTATCTTTACGATGTTCAACGCACAGACTGGGCAAAATATATTGAGCGCCGCATAAAAATAAACAAAGAGGCGACAAAGGATTTAATAGAATGGCGATAG
- the uvrA gene encoding excinuclease ABC subunit UvrA, producing the protein MEDKIVIKGAREHNLRNIDVSLPRNKLVVISGLSGSGKSSLAFDTLFAEGQRRYMESLSSYARQFLGRMDKPDVDLIEGLSPAISIEQKSTNKNPRSTVGTITEIYDYYRLLFARTGHAHCPNCGREIQEQSVDQIIDTVMSWEDGTKMQILAPVIRGKKGEHQKILEDAKKSGFIRARVDGVMTELDDSIKLDKQKKHTIEIVVDRIVKGADVRSRLADSIEIALKNANGIVVVTRRIGDKDEEVFFSQKNACPDCGISIPELQPRLFSFNNPFGACPECTGLGQKMEWDVNKILPDKSLSFNENAFPFFNPESNWNSSVFGAVAKHAGFNLDTPIKDLTEKQFYYLWQGDPNEKLHWIYQKASGEGFSEYNRPWPGVINEMTRRYKEAWGESQRTNIEEKFMTISQCRSCNGRRLRPEALGVTVGGKNIYEICQLSVADSIKFFDELELSENELKIASQVMKEIKSRLRFLRDVGLDYLTMERAAETLSGGEAQRIRLATQIGSALCGVMYILDEPSIGLHQRDNQRLIDTLLNLRDNGNTVIVVEHDEQTLRTADYLIDMGPGAGIHGGCVVASGTPEEVEKVEESLTGQYLAGTLKIDIPTQRRKGNGHFISLKNVREHNLKNVNVDIPLGCFTCITGVSGSGKSTLMSDVLYPAVSNALMKTNYAVGECDGVTGVDAVDKVINIDQSPIGRSPRSNPATYVGVFDAIRDLFASLPESKARGYQKGRFSFNVKGGRCEACQGAGENIIEMNFLPDVYIQCEVCQGKRFNRETLEVTYKGKSINDVLNMTIDEACEFFNSIPHIYRKLSTLQSVGLGYISLGQNALTLSGGEAQRVKLANELARPATSKTLYILDEPTTGLHFADVKQLMTVISRLVEQGNSVVMIEHNLDVICQADYIIDLGPEGGTRGGTIIATGTPEEVAQIKKSYTGQFVKQQLKL; encoded by the coding sequence ATGGAAGATAAGATTGTAATAAAAGGTGCGAGAGAACACAATCTACGGAATATTGATGTCTCATTGCCAAGAAACAAACTTGTAGTGATTTCCGGTCTTTCCGGCTCTGGAAAATCTTCGCTCGCATTTGACACTTTATTTGCTGAAGGTCAGCGGCGTTATATGGAGTCTTTATCTTCTTATGCTCGTCAGTTTTTGGGACGTATGGATAAGCCCGATGTTGATTTGATAGAAGGTCTTTCGCCTGCAATTTCAATTGAACAGAAATCGACTAATAAAAACCCGCGTTCGACTGTAGGCACAATTACAGAAATATATGATTACTACCGTCTTCTTTTTGCACGCACAGGACATGCGCATTGTCCAAATTGCGGCCGTGAAATTCAAGAACAGTCTGTCGACCAGATTATAGATACTGTCATGTCATGGGAAGATGGAACTAAAATGCAGATTTTGGCTCCTGTAATACGAGGAAAAAAAGGCGAACATCAAAAAATTTTAGAAGATGCCAAAAAGTCAGGTTTTATACGCGCACGCGTTGACGGCGTGATGACAGAACTCGATGATTCAATCAAACTTGATAAACAGAAAAAACATACGATTGAAATTGTTGTCGACCGCATAGTAAAAGGAGCTGATGTCAGAAGTCGCCTTGCAGATTCTATTGAAATTGCGCTCAAAAATGCAAACGGAATCGTAGTTGTCACAAGACGCATTGGCGATAAAGACGAAGAAGTTTTTTTCAGTCAGAAAAATGCGTGCCCGGACTGCGGTATCTCTATTCCTGAACTTCAACCTAGACTTTTTTCATTCAACAATCCGTTTGGTGCTTGTCCTGAATGCACCGGTCTTGGACAAAAAATGGAATGGGATGTAAACAAAATTCTCCCTGATAAAAGTTTGAGTTTTAATGAAAATGCCTTTCCGTTTTTTAATCCTGAAAGCAATTGGAACTCGAGCGTTTTTGGTGCTGTCGCAAAACACGCGGGATTTAATCTTGACACTCCTATAAAAGATCTCACAGAAAAGCAATTCTATTATCTTTGGCAAGGAGATCCAAATGAAAAGCTTCATTGGATTTATCAAAAGGCTAGTGGAGAAGGGTTTTCCGAATACAATCGACCGTGGCCCGGAGTGATAAACGAAATGACCCGTCGCTATAAAGAAGCGTGGGGCGAATCTCAGAGAACAAATATTGAAGAAAAATTTATGACAATTTCTCAATGTCGTTCGTGTAACGGCCGCCGCCTTAGACCGGAAGCGCTCGGTGTTACTGTCGGTGGAAAAAACATTTACGAAATATGCCAATTATCTGTCGCTGATTCCATAAAGTTTTTTGATGAACTTGAGCTTTCAGAAAATGAATTAAAAATTGCAAGCCAAGTCATGAAAGAGATAAAATCACGTCTCCGCTTTTTACGCGACGTAGGGCTTGATTATCTTACAATGGAACGTGCAGCAGAAACTTTGAGCGGCGGCGAAGCTCAGCGGATACGTCTTGCTACTCAAATTGGTTCTGCTCTTTGTGGCGTTATGTACATCCTCGACGAACCGAGCATTGGACTTCATCAGCGCGACAATCAGCGCCTTATAGATACCCTTTTAAACCTTCGCGATAATGGAAACACTGTTATCGTCGTTGAACACGATGAACAGACTTTGCGTACGGCAGATTATTTGATCGATATGGGACCGGGAGCTGGAATCCACGGCGGTTGCGTAGTTGCCTCTGGAACTCCTGAAGAAGTTGAAAAAGTTGAGGAAAGCCTTACGGGGCAGTACCTCGCAGGAACTCTGAAGATTGATATTCCGACTCAGAGGCGAAAAGGTAACGGGCATTTTATCTCGTTGAAAAATGTCAGAGAACATAATCTCAAAAATGTAAACGTAGATATTCCTTTAGGCTGTTTTACTTGCATAACCGGCGTAAGCGGTTCAGGAAAATCGACATTGATGAGCGATGTTTTGTATCCGGCTGTCTCAAATGCTTTGATGAAGACAAATTATGCCGTTGGAGAATGCGACGGCGTTACAGGAGTTGATGCCGTTGACAAGGTGATAAATATTGACCAAAGCCCGATCGGTCGTTCTCCTAGGAGTAATCCTGCCACATACGTCGGCGTTTTTGACGCAATCCGAGACTTGTTTGCAAGTTTGCCGGAAAGCAAGGCAAGAGGCTATCAAAAAGGGCGATTCAGTTTTAATGTAAAAGGCGGTCGTTGTGAAGCGTGCCAAGGGGCAGGCGAAAATATCATAGAGATGAACTTTCTCCCCGATGTATACATTCAGTGTGAAGTGTGTCAGGGAAAGCGATTCAATCGGGAAACTCTTGAAGTTACTTACAAAGGAAAATCTATAAACGATGTTTTGAACATGACGATAGATGAAGCTTGCGAGTTTTTTAACAGTATTCCGCATATTTATAGGAAACTCTCAACGCTTCAATCTGTAGGATTAGGATACATTTCACTTGGGCAAAACGCATTGACTTTAAGTGGCGGTGAAGCACAGCGTGTAAAACTCGCGAATGAGCTTGCACGTCCTGCAACAAGTAAAACTCTTTATATCTTGGATGAGCCTACAACAGGTCTTCATTTTGCAGATGTAAAACAGCTTATGACTGTAATCAGCCGCCTTGTTGAGCAGGGAAACAGCGTAGTCATGATTGAGCACAACCTCGACGTCATCTGCCAAGCAGACTACATCATCGACCTTGGACCGGAAGGTGGAACTCGCGGTGGAACAATAATTGCGACAGGAACTCCTGAAGAAGTCGCTCAGATCAAAAAAAGCTACACCGGGCAGTTTGTAAAACAGCAGTTAAAGTTGTAA
- a CDS encoding IMP dehydrogenase gives MPIIFDEPSHTFDEYLLIPGYTGPDCIPSNVTLQTPVVRYNKKAGEKCPLVMNIPMTSAVMQSVSDDKLAVALAKEGGISFIFGSQTIENQAAMVARVKAYKAGFVTSDTNIKPAQTIVELVDAIDKTGHSTVAVTEDGSANGKLLGIITDRDFRISHCPDGALVKDYMTPLSKLVMAKDGITLEQANDIIWKEKVNQLPVVDSDGNLLYLIFRKDAASHQEHPLELLDSQKRYIVGAGINTRDYMERVPALISAGVDVMTLDSSEGFTEWQRRALQDIHAKWPQAKIGAGNVVDADGFNFLADSGADFVKIGIGGGSICITREQKGIGRGQATATIEVAKARDAYYEKTGIYIPICSDGGIVYDHHVTLALAMGADFVMLGRYFARFDESPTNKLIVNGNYVKEYWGEGSNRARNWQRYDLGGKKGMAFEEGVDSYVPYAGSLHDNVTLTVSKVIHAMCNCGVTNIPDLQKNAKITLVSAASLREGGAHDVIVKNTVKAN, from the coding sequence ATGCCTATTATTTTCGATGAACCGTCTCACACGTTTGATGAATATCTTTTGATTCCCGGCTATACAGGTCCTGATTGCATCCCGTCCAATGTCACTTTGCAAACTCCCGTTGTCCGCTACAATAAAAAAGCCGGCGAAAAATGTCCGCTTGTGATGAATATTCCAATGACGAGCGCTGTGATGCAGTCTGTTTCTGATGACAAACTCGCTGTTGCTCTTGCAAAAGAAGGCGGTATATCTTTTATATTCGGTTCTCAGACAATTGAAAATCAGGCAGCGATGGTCGCTCGAGTCAAAGCTTACAAGGCCGGTTTTGTCACTTCTGATACAAATATAAAGCCGGCTCAGACTATTGTTGAACTAGTAGATGCAATCGACAAAACCGGTCACTCGACTGTTGCCGTAACTGAAGACGGTTCAGCAAACGGAAAACTTCTTGGAATAATTACAGATAGAGACTTCCGAATTTCTCATTGCCCTGATGGAGCGCTTGTAAAAGATTATATGACTCCTCTTTCAAAACTTGTGATGGCAAAAGACGGAATAACTCTCGAGCAGGCAAACGATATTATATGGAAAGAAAAAGTAAATCAACTTCCTGTAGTCGATAGCGATGGAAATCTTCTTTATTTGATTTTTAGAAAAGACGCTGCAAGTCACCAAGAACATCCGCTTGAATTGCTTGACAGCCAAAAGCGTTATATCGTAGGGGCCGGGATAAATACGCGCGATTATATGGAACGAGTGCCGGCACTGATTTCTGCCGGCGTTGACGTGATGACTCTTGATTCGTCAGAAGGATTTACAGAATGGCAAAGACGCGCTCTTCAAGACATTCATGCCAAGTGGCCTCAAGCAAAAATCGGAGCAGGTAACGTTGTCGATGCCGACGGTTTCAACTTTCTCGCAGATTCCGGCGCAGACTTTGTAAAAATCGGCATAGGTGGAGGTTCAATCTGTATCACTCGTGAGCAAAAAGGAATCGGACGTGGACAGGCAACTGCTACAATCGAAGTTGCAAAAGCGCGAGACGCTTATTACGAAAAGACAGGAATTTATATTCCAATCTGCTCTGACGGCGGAATTGTCTATGACCATCACGTCACATTAGCGTTGGCGATGGGAGCTGATTTTGTGATGCTCGGACGCTATTTTGCACGCTTTGATGAATCTCCAACAAACAAACTTATTGTAAACGGAAACTACGTAAAAGAATATTGGGGAGAAGGCTCAAACAGAGCTCGCAACTGGCAACGCTACGACCTCGGTGGGAAAAAAGGAATGGCATTTGAAGAAGGCGTAGATTCCTATGTCCCTTATGCAGGTTCTTTGCACGACAACGTAACTTTGACAGTGAGTAAAGTCATTCACGCCATGTGCAACTGCGGTGTGACAAATATCCCTGATTTGCAGAAAAACGCAAAGATTACTCTTGTAAGCGCTGCATCTTTGAGAGAAGGCGGCGCACACGACGTAATCGTAAAAAATACAGTGAAAGCAAACTAA